The genome window TCGGCCCTTACGGTCGAGTCGTTTGGTTTTATGGGGCGCCGTCCGGCGCTTGACGATGTTATCCACATGTTGTGCAAAAAACTGTGGATAAGTAGGTGGAATACAGGGGGTTTGGGCGTGGAAAACCTGTGTACAGTTTGTGGGCGGATTCTGCTTGTTACCCGTCGGGGGCCGTAGTACCATTTCTCGCGTGCCTTCGGGCACTGTTCCTTGACGAGACTGTGTCTTCAGACTGCATGAGGATCGTACTCGCCGGCCTCCGAGTCGGCGAGCATCAGGATGCTTCTCCCTCCCGGGTACGAGCGGGGAGCCTGCGCGTTCGTAACGAACGCCGGCGCCGTGTTATGCCCGGATTCGACCCGCGTGTCGGTATCGGGCACCCATCTGGAATGCTGCACCGGATGGGTGTTTTCGAAACGACACGGTGTTTCGTACGGGATACGTCCCGTTCGCAGATGCCAGGCCGACAACCTTTCGGTTAATCCGTCGATCGGGTTGGCTGTTCATCGAACGATTGGTTGAGGATTGCACAACCGGCGTTGTGACGTTGTGTGCTAAGGCGCGCAACGGCGCGGGGCCGGCCTACGAGTGGCATCTGGGCTACCGCCAGTGTTGCAGCGGGGAAACGCTGTTTTCTTGCTTGCCCCCGGCCTTGCTCCTCTGTGGCACGGAGCGCTACGCGAGCGGCTGGAACGAGCGCTCGCGGCTTCGTTCTGCGGAGAAGATGATCTTACGTCTGCTTCCTCCTATGCCGTACGCTCATGCGGCATCGGCTGGCGCTCGGCCTGTGGGGCGGGTGCTTGTCGGAAGTGGAATGCGTATCTGAAGGCCGTGCCTCTCCCGGCGAATGGAAGAATCTTTCTGGCCGAAAGCCATCGTCGGGGGAGGCGGTCTTGTTCAAGGGCTCCCCGGCTGCCTTGTTTTTGCAGGGCAGCTATTTTTTTATGCCTATCGCACGAGTACTCCGGTCAGGGCGGTCCAATCGGTAAAGCGCATCGCCTCCTCTCCGGAGCCGGTGGCCGTTTCCAGGGTGTACCAGGCGGCCTGCCAGCCGGCCCGCCGTGCGCCGGCGATGTCGGACGCGTACGAGTCGCCGACATAGAGTATGGACGCCGGATCGGCCCCCGCCCTCGCCGAGGCCTCGGCGAATAACTTCGGATGCGGCTTCATGTAGCCGACCTCCTCGCTGATGACGACGGAGCGACTGCCGGATCGCAACTCGGGGAACTGGTTCAACTTGGCGTGCTGCTGTTCTGCGAAACCGTTGGTGAGGATCCCGGCCGGCAATACGGCGGCGATCGCCAGGAAGGCCTCGCGCGCCCCCGGGCAATACGACCAGTGCTTGGCATAACAGGCGAGGTAGTAGTCGCTCGCTTCGTCGGCATCCAGAGAGACGATAGCGAGCCGATCGAGCAGTACCTCGAAGCGGCGCCGGCGCAGGGTCTCTTTGTCGATTTCGCCGGCGGCGTAGGCGGCCCACAACGCCACGTTGTTGACATGGTAGGTCGACTGCACTTCGGCGACCGGCCGGTCGGCAAAAGCCTCCGAAAAGTGGCCACAGAGGTCGGTCAGCGCGGCCCGTTCGGCACTCCGATGGTCGAGCAGGGTATCGTCCAGAT of Rhodothermales bacterium contains these proteins:
- a CDS encoding HAD-IA family hydrolase, whose translation is LDDTLLDHRSAERAALTDLCGHFSEAFADRPVAEVQSTYHVNNVALWAAYAAGEIDKETLRRRRFEVLLDRLAIVSLDADEASDYYLACYAKHWSYCPGAREAFLAIAAVLPAGILTNGFAEQQHAKLNQFPELRSGSRSVVISEEVGYMKPHPKLFAEASARAGADPASILYVGDSYASDIAGARRAGWQAAWYTLETATGSGEEAMRFTDWTALTGVLVR